From one Nocardioides sp. Kera G14 genomic stretch:
- a CDS encoding amino acid permease has product MSTTEHGPTDKRMLTTSRVVFLVIAAAAPMAALIGTVPLALIRGDGIAMPSAYVLTGLTLLCFSAAYAAMTKRVTNEGALYLLVARGLGKPLGAAAAYMATVGYAATAIGLPASFGYFTHLVLADSGVNAPWWLCTAFAIAFVAFLGYRNVDLSAKILGYLMVLEFAVLIALDLLIVGKQGGAAFPLQAFTPHEIFGGSLGIAAIFTFTSFVGFESAAMYGEETKNPERSIPKAVFTSVSIIAGFYVLTSLILIGGAGGTDAPAMARTEVGNFVFTLAQQYGGTALYDATAVLLCTSLLASYLALHNAGARYVFALGREGFMPRALGTYHPRHLSPHLASIAVSVLTIVVIGGLSLAGADPYLVIGAGLIGLGTLGVVSMQAITALATIVFFWRRSDRHWFSGLVAPVLGFVGLATGIVLAVTNYALLTGSDDTAVNLIPVLLIAVGAAGIALALWLRKNRPAVYASFAVSHLRKRTDAAVALPKVEYTRTYVIVGGGPSSMIMARALIKEGVPFDWFERHGDFGGIWDMENPGTPMYESAHFISSRYTSGFYGEPMPSTFPDYPTWKQIRDYIRKFGRDWGLYDRVTFNTEVVHAEELPGDRWRVTLSTGEVREYDGLIAAPGVTWHPNAPSFPGMERYRGEIRHSVTFRSGQEFLGKRVLIVGAGNSGVDIASDAARHADAAFFSVRRGYRYVPKHIGGIPTDAVINGYLEPPKGLALSSNVNELIDSLVGDLTRLGLPAPDHDALSSHPIMNTQVLHHLAHGDLTAKPDINHFTETGVRFKDGTEEELDLVLTCTGYEYQLPFLDKDLFTWKAGHPQLYLNVFNRQHDSLYVLGFIEFADAAYRRFDEMAQLIVMDIRARETGLHRDELLALKATDFPDLRGGIAYIDSPRHANYVESHTYQAYLAELRDRFGWPDPDHSFYDDLRPVSTPASRRPETTLEGVH; this is encoded by the coding sequence ATGTCCACCACCGAGCACGGTCCCACCGACAAGCGCATGTTGACCACGAGCAGGGTGGTGTTCCTCGTCATCGCCGCGGCCGCTCCCATGGCGGCGCTGATCGGCACCGTCCCCCTCGCCCTCATCCGTGGCGACGGCATCGCGATGCCGTCGGCCTACGTGCTGACCGGCCTCACGCTGCTCTGCTTCTCGGCGGCCTACGCCGCGATGACGAAGCGCGTCACCAACGAAGGCGCCCTCTACCTACTCGTGGCACGAGGACTGGGCAAGCCGCTCGGCGCAGCGGCCGCGTACATGGCGACAGTCGGGTACGCCGCCACCGCGATCGGTCTTCCTGCGTCGTTCGGCTACTTCACGCACCTGGTCCTCGCGGACTCCGGCGTCAACGCGCCCTGGTGGCTGTGCACCGCCTTCGCCATCGCCTTCGTGGCCTTCCTCGGCTATCGGAACGTCGACCTCTCAGCCAAGATCCTCGGTTACCTGATGGTCCTGGAGTTCGCCGTCCTGATCGCACTCGACCTGCTCATCGTCGGGAAGCAGGGCGGAGCCGCGTTCCCCTTGCAGGCCTTCACCCCACACGAGATCTTCGGCGGCTCACTCGGCATCGCCGCGATCTTCACCTTCACCAGCTTCGTCGGCTTCGAGTCGGCCGCGATGTACGGCGAGGAGACCAAGAACCCCGAGCGCAGCATCCCCAAGGCCGTCTTCACGTCGGTCAGCATCATCGCCGGCTTCTACGTCCTCACCTCGCTGATCCTGATCGGCGGAGCCGGCGGGACCGACGCCCCCGCGATGGCCCGCACCGAGGTGGGCAACTTCGTCTTCACCCTCGCCCAGCAGTACGGCGGCACCGCGCTCTACGACGCCACGGCGGTCCTGCTGTGCACCAGCCTCCTGGCGTCGTACCTCGCACTGCACAACGCCGGCGCCCGCTACGTCTTCGCCCTCGGCCGCGAAGGCTTCATGCCGCGGGCACTGGGGACCTACCACCCGCGCCACCTCTCGCCACATCTCGCCAGCATCGCCGTCTCGGTGCTGACGATCGTCGTGATCGGCGGGCTCAGCCTTGCCGGGGCGGACCCCTATCTGGTGATCGGCGCCGGCCTGATCGGCCTCGGCACCCTCGGCGTCGTCTCGATGCAGGCGATCACAGCGCTCGCGACGATCGTCTTCTTCTGGCGTCGCAGCGACCGGCACTGGTTCTCCGGCCTGGTGGCTCCTGTACTCGGCTTCGTCGGCCTTGCCACCGGCATCGTCCTGGCGGTCACCAACTACGCACTGCTGACCGGCTCGGACGACACCGCGGTCAACCTGATCCCCGTGCTGCTGATCGCAGTGGGCGCCGCCGGCATCGCCCTGGCCCTGTGGCTCCGGAAGAACCGGCCGGCGGTCTACGCGTCCTTCGCCGTCAGCCACCTGCGCAAGCGCACCGACGCCGCCGTCGCACTGCCCAAGGTCGAATACACCCGGACGTACGTCATCGTGGGAGGCGGCCCCAGTTCGATGATCATGGCCCGTGCCCTGATCAAGGAGGGCGTCCCGTTCGACTGGTTCGAGCGCCACGGCGACTTCGGCGGCATCTGGGACATGGAGAACCCCGGGACCCCGATGTACGAGTCGGCCCACTTCATCAGCTCGCGCTACACGAGCGGCTTCTACGGCGAGCCGATGCCGTCGACCTTCCCCGACTACCCGACCTGGAAGCAGATCCGCGACTACATCCGGAAGTTCGGCCGCGACTGGGGCCTCTACGACCGGGTCACCTTCAACACCGAGGTGGTCCACGCGGAGGAGCTGCCGGGCGACCGGTGGCGCGTCACGCTCTCGACCGGTGAGGTGCGGGAGTACGACGGTCTCATCGCCGCGCCGGGTGTGACCTGGCACCCGAACGCCCCGAGCTTTCCCGGCATGGAGCGCTACCGCGGCGAGATCCGCCACTCGGTCACGTTCCGCTCCGGCCAGGAGTTCCTCGGCAAGCGCGTGCTCATCGTCGGCGCCGGCAATTCGGGTGTCGACATCGCCAGCGACGCCGCCCGCCACGCCGACGCCGCGTTCTTCTCGGTGCGCCGGGGCTACCGCTACGTGCCGAAGCACATCGGCGGTATCCCGACCGATGCGGTCATCAACGGCTACCTCGAGCCGCCGAAGGGACTGGCGCTCTCGTCCAACGTGAACGAGCTGATCGACTCCCTCGTCGGTGACCTCACCCGGCTGGGCCTGCCGGCGCCGGACCACGATGCCCTGTCGAGCCACCCGATCATGAACACCCAGGTGCTCCACCACCTCGCCCACGGCGACCTCACCGCCAAACCCGACATCAACCACTTCACCGAGACCGGGGTGAGGTTCAAGGACGGCACCGAGGAGGAGCTCGACCTGGTGCTCACCTGCACGGGGTACGAGTACCAGCTGCCCTTCCTCGACAAGGACCTCTTCACCTGGAAGGCCGGCCACCCGCAGCTCTACCTCAACGTCTTCAACCGCCAGCACGACAGCCTGTACGTCCTTGGTTTCATCGAGTTCGCCGACGCCGCCTATCGGCGCTTCGACGAGATGGCTCAGCTGATCGTGATGGATATCCGTGCCCGCGAGACGGGCCTCCACCGTGACGAACTCCTCGCACTCAAGGCGACCGACTTCCCCGACCTGCGGGGAGGGATCGCCTACATCGACAGCCCCCGGCACGCGAACTACGTGGAGTCACACACCTACCAGGCCTACCTGGCCGAGCTCCGCGACCGCTTCGGTTGGCCCGACCCCGACCACTCGTTCTACGACGACCTCCGGCCGGTCTCGACGCCTGCGAGCCGCCGACCCGAAACCACGCTGGAAGGGGTGCACTGA
- a CDS encoding TetR/AcrR family transcriptional regulator — protein sequence MQIRRRDEDGRRDALVAAAGRVIARDGVGAATTRKIAAEAGLPLGMVHYWFGGKDDLLAAVVEKAVADLEAASHETPFFRGTGDLDLRDAFRAAWEFIVNDEPGRQLSLYELTIVALRTQGMEKLAAKQYASYRGVATATAQPWFEAYGGELPGGLEALARLIAVTIDGAALAWLADPEGTRPHEIFELLSFLLDRART from the coding sequence ATGCAGATCCGTCGGCGCGACGAGGACGGTCGGCGGGACGCGCTCGTCGCCGCCGCGGGGCGGGTGATCGCCCGCGACGGTGTCGGCGCCGCGACGACTCGCAAGATCGCTGCGGAGGCCGGGCTGCCGCTCGGGATGGTCCACTACTGGTTCGGCGGCAAGGACGACCTGCTCGCTGCGGTGGTCGAGAAGGCCGTCGCCGACCTCGAGGCGGCGAGTCACGAGACGCCGTTCTTCCGTGGGACGGGCGACCTCGACCTGCGCGATGCCTTCCGCGCTGCGTGGGAGTTCATCGTCAACGACGAGCCCGGTCGCCAGCTCTCCCTCTACGAGCTCACCATCGTGGCCCTGCGGACGCAGGGCATGGAGAAGCTCGCGGCCAAGCAGTACGCGTCCTATCGCGGAGTCGCCACCGCCACCGCGCAACCCTGGTTCGAGGCGTACGGCGGCGAGCTGCCGGGCGGGCTCGAGGCGCTGGCCCGCCTCATCGCCGTCACGATCGACGGCGCGGCACTGGCCTGGCTCGCCGACCCCGAGGGCACGCGGCCCCACGAGATCTTCGAGCTGTTGAGCTTCCTGCTGGACCGCGCACGCACATGA
- a CDS encoding SDR family oxidoreductase, which produces MSEQQQPPQQQEPPGSSAAMEPRPDCGEESYVGHGRLEGKVAVITGGDSGIGRAVAIAFAREGADVVISYLDEHEDAQDTASYVEKAGRRAVLVPGDLSQPQQCRDVIDKAFEEFGRLDVLVSNAAFQMTHESLEDVPDEEWDFTVATNISAMFHLVKRALPHLKSGASIIATTSINSDSPKAELAPYAMTKGAIANFAASLAQMLGERGIRVNSVAPGPIWTPLIPSTMPEEKVAQFGGDTPLGRAGQPAELAPVYVLLASDEGSYISGSRIPVTGGRPIL; this is translated from the coding sequence ATGAGCGAGCAACAGCAACCACCACAGCAGCAGGAGCCGCCGGGCAGCAGCGCAGCGATGGAGCCGCGTCCCGACTGCGGCGAGGAGAGCTATGTCGGGCACGGCCGGCTCGAGGGGAAGGTCGCGGTCATCACGGGCGGCGACTCGGGCATCGGCCGTGCCGTCGCGATCGCCTTCGCCCGTGAGGGTGCCGACGTCGTGATCTCCTACCTGGACGAGCACGAGGATGCGCAGGACACGGCGTCGTACGTCGAGAAGGCGGGCCGGCGCGCGGTCCTCGTGCCGGGCGACCTGTCCCAGCCGCAGCAGTGCCGCGACGTGATCGACAAGGCCTTCGAGGAGTTCGGCAGGCTCGACGTCCTGGTGTCGAACGCGGCCTTCCAGATGACGCACGAGTCGCTGGAGGACGTGCCGGACGAGGAGTGGGACTTCACCGTTGCCACGAACATCTCGGCGATGTTCCACCTCGTGAAGCGGGCGCTGCCGCACCTGAAGAGCGGAGCGTCGATCATCGCCACGACGTCGATCAACTCCGACTCACCCAAGGCCGAGCTGGCGCCGTACGCCATGACGAAGGGGGCGATCGCCAACTTCGCCGCGAGCTTGGCGCAGATGCTGGGGGAGCGCGGCATCCGGGTCAACAGCGTCGCGCCGGGGCCGATCTGGACGCCGCTGATCCCGTCGACGATGCCGGAGGAGAAGGTCGCGCAGTTCGGCGGCGACACCCCACTCGGGCGGGCCGGGCAGCCGGCGGAGCTGGCACCCGTCTATGTCCTGCTGGCCTCGGACGAGGGCAGCTACATCTCGGGCTCACGGATCCCGGTGACGGGCGGGCGGCCGATCCTCTGA
- a CDS encoding alcohol dehydrogenase catalytic domain-containing protein produces MRAVTWQGNRKMTVEDVPDPVIKEPDDLIIRVTSTGLCGSDLHLFDPLGPFMTPGDVVGHEPMGIVEEVGPEVAGLKPGDRVVVPFNVSCGHCWMCSRGLQSQCETTQNREHGTGASLLGYSKLYGQVPGGQAEYLHVPFGNYGPILVPEGPPDDRFLFLSDVLPTAWQAVEYAGVGPDDTLLVIGAGPIGDMTARIALHRGVRVIVADLLPERLARVEARGATTINVSDGGDLTEQVRSLTDGRGADAVVDAVGMEAHGSPIAETAQKAAGLLPDAIARPFMLKAGVDRLAALTGAFDAVRRGGTVSISGVYGGAKDPFPMMQLFDKQVQIRMGQANVRHWSPEILGLLMQDEDVLGVESFATHHLSLEDAPKAYSDFREKADGMVKVVFTP; encoded by the coding sequence ATGCGCGCCGTGACCTGGCAGGGCAATCGGAAGATGACCGTCGAGGACGTCCCCGACCCCGTCATCAAGGAGCCGGATGACCTGATCATCCGGGTGACGAGCACCGGCCTCTGCGGCTCCGACCTGCACCTCTTCGACCCGCTCGGGCCGTTCATGACGCCCGGCGACGTCGTCGGCCACGAGCCGATGGGCATCGTCGAGGAGGTCGGCCCGGAGGTCGCCGGGCTCAAGCCGGGCGACCGCGTCGTCGTCCCGTTCAACGTCAGCTGCGGGCACTGCTGGATGTGCAGCCGCGGGCTGCAGAGCCAGTGCGAGACGACGCAGAACCGCGAGCATGGCACCGGCGCGAGCCTGCTGGGCTACAGCAAGCTCTACGGTCAGGTCCCGGGCGGTCAGGCCGAGTACCTGCATGTGCCGTTCGGCAACTACGGCCCGATCCTCGTGCCGGAGGGCCCGCCCGACGACCGCTTCCTCTTCCTCTCCGACGTCCTCCCGACCGCCTGGCAGGCGGTGGAGTACGCCGGCGTCGGCCCCGACGACACGCTGCTGGTCATCGGCGCCGGGCCCATCGGCGACATGACCGCCCGCATCGCCCTGCACCGCGGCGTGCGGGTCATCGTGGCCGACCTCCTGCCCGAGCGGCTCGCCCGGGTCGAGGCACGCGGCGCGACGACGATCAACGTCAGCGACGGCGGCGATCTCACGGAGCAGGTCCGCTCGCTGACCGACGGGCGCGGAGCCGACGCGGTCGTCGACGCGGTCGGCATGGAGGCGCACGGCTCCCCCATCGCCGAGACCGCACAGAAGGCGGCGGGGCTGCTGCCGGACGCGATCGCACGTCCGTTCATGCTCAAGGCCGGCGTCGACCGGCTCGCGGCGCTGACGGGCGCCTTCGACGCGGTGCGTCGTGGCGGCACGGTCTCGATCTCCGGCGTCTACGGCGGCGCCAAGGACCCGTTCCCGATGATGCAGCTCTTCGACAAGCAGGTGCAGATCCGGATGGGCCAGGCCAACGTCCGCCACTGGAGCCCGGAGATCCTCGGCCTGCTGATGCAGGACGAGGACGTCCTCGGCGTGGAGTCGTTCGCGACGCACCACCTCTCACTCGAGGACGCCCCGAAGGCCTACAGCGACTTCCGCGAGAAGGCCGACGGCATGGTCAAGGTCGTCTTCACGCCCTGA
- a CDS encoding glycosyltransferase family 2 protein, producing MSPSARVTTVVATRNRAADLAWSLPLQQEPVIVVDNGSDDETVALVQERFPTYDVIALSENQGAVARNVGVSAATTPYVAFSDDDSWWDDGALERAAELFDAHPDLALIQARILVGPDERTDPVCEQMAHAQLGNVDDTTWPAILGFIACGSIVRREAFLAVGGFDPVVHFPGEEERVALDLAAAGWRMAYVDDVVCHHHPSTVRPPSAHRLALESRNRVLTAVMRRPWSVVAATIGHAMTETPAARRGVLDAVPRLPAALGQRRRLPVALERARRELDAAA from the coding sequence ATGAGCCCCAGCGCGCGCGTCACCACCGTCGTCGCCACCCGCAACCGCGCAGCCGACCTCGCGTGGTCGCTGCCGCTCCAGCAGGAGCCGGTGATCGTGGTGGACAACGGCTCCGACGACGAGACGGTGGCGTTGGTGCAGGAGCGGTTCCCGACGTACGACGTCATCGCGCTGTCCGAGAACCAGGGGGCCGTCGCCCGCAACGTCGGGGTGTCCGCGGCGACCACGCCGTACGTCGCCTTCTCCGACGACGACTCGTGGTGGGACGACGGGGCGCTCGAGCGTGCCGCCGAGCTCTTCGACGCCCATCCGGACCTGGCCCTCATCCAGGCACGGATCCTGGTCGGGCCCGACGAGCGCACCGACCCGGTCTGCGAGCAGATGGCTCACGCCCAGCTGGGGAACGTCGATGACACCACCTGGCCGGCCATCCTGGGCTTCATCGCGTGCGGTTCGATCGTCCGGCGGGAGGCCTTCCTCGCCGTCGGCGGCTTCGATCCGGTCGTGCACTTCCCCGGCGAGGAGGAGCGGGTCGCGCTCGACCTGGCCGCCGCCGGCTGGCGGATGGCGTACGTCGACGACGTGGTCTGCCACCACCACCCCTCGACGGTGCGCCCACCGTCGGCGCACCGCCTCGCACTCGAGTCGCGCAACCGTGTGCTCACCGCGGTGATGCGTCGCCCGTGGTCCGTGGTGGCGGCGACGATCGGGCACGCGATGACCGAGACCCCGGCGGCCCGCCGGGGTGTCCTGGACGCGGTGCCGCGGCTCCCCGCTGCGCTGGGCCAGCGGCGACGGCTGCCGGTCGCGCTCGAGCGCGCCCGCCGCGAGCTCGACGCGGCGGCGTGA